A window of Ananas comosus cultivar F153 linkage group 11, ASM154086v1, whole genome shotgun sequence genomic DNA:
CCTATTTCTATTCCGATTTCTACTCCTCCCTCGACTCAATACAATCTCTGACCTGTGTTTCCACCCCCGACCACGTTCCCCTTCTCCCTCGCCCATGTCGATGGCCCCTTCGACCTCGGCAGCTGCGGCTAGGGTTTCGCTGGTGCTCTCGCTCCTCATCTTCGCGTCCTCGATCTcggtctcctcctcctcctcctcctccgcatcTCCCAAAAAGATCCTCGCCCacgcgtcggcggcggcgacggcgggaGGGGCGGAGTGTCGGGAGCTGGGGTCGAGGGAGGAGTGCGCGCGGAGCCCGCGGCGGTGCCGGTGGTGCCGCAGCGACGCGATCGACGACATGTGCTTCGGATCCGCCGAGGCGTGGCGCCTCCCCCACCAGGTCTTCTCCTGCGATCCAATTCCAGTCGCCGCCGCGTCCTAGTTCCTAGTattcccctctcctctctccagaagcttctatttttttttttttcttttcctctaatTTCTCGTACTTGCTTCGATCTGAGTAGCCTCAATCTCCTTTTGAGCTCCCCTgtaagaaaaaaggaaaaaaaaaaaaaaaaactggtatGTGTGtatgtgttctttttttttttttttgttttgttttaattatttttacacgGATCTGCAATTGGAaagtacaaagaaaaaaaaagaaaaggaaaaaaaaaagcctgaGTTAGGGATTAGGATTCGTTCACCACCTTATAGAAGAGAGGCACGCTTCTGATGCTCTGAATCAGTTTATGGTTGATTTATGATAGTTATGTAGGTTTATCAACACTTGCTTATTTTATAGTAACAGTTGGGCAGCTCTCGTAaacctctttcttcttcttcctttttcccCTTATTTTTTGGGGGATGTAGAAACACTACTGGATTCAAGAACTTCGCCCGTGAAGTGTTACTATTTCTCTAGTCCAATGCACTGGTAGGGGGAAAGAAGGGTAAGATCAATGCTTAAAATCCAAATCGAACTAGTCCGATTATGACCCAGAATTGGGAACAGTTCAGTTCAGTTCAGTTCAAGCGTGTAAAATTGGAAACCCCCCCAAAAGAAAACCATTTTAAACCATTCGAACAGGTTGGTTCAAAAGGGTAGCATTCCCAGGCCCAGCCACACAAGCCAGATCCAAGCTCGCACTTTAAtggaaaagaagataaaaagaaatcgtacataatttatctgaattatagataattttaatttagctatctaatttttcaaaaattttactgGTCAATTTTTCGATTCGTTTGACCTGAATCAGtcgataatatttttattttaaaatttgaatatatcgtTTATTTTCACAAATTTAGATAGCATGCTTCGTGCCATTCTcgcaattataatttattaaaataaataattaattgtatagTCAAAGTATTATTActtgattcaaaatcaaataaattaaaacattaattagtaaaattattatttaaaaaattaatttaaaataatttatagtaagaTGAATTATACACTTTTTTGTATAGAGGAAaagatttcttctttttaaagtTTGGTTTAGCTTTTAACAATTTGTGGGTGAGAGAAGGAAAAGGACGCTTAAAACTGAAGTATCTTGTGAGCTTATTATTGgtccttttcttttatcttcCCCCCATCACATCACATgcctaatcttttaatttgatgTTACCGATTGGTGGGACTTAATGAACTCTAGGGTAAACGTTttgattgttattattattattattattattattattattattatacatattaaaGTGCCAGTAATGCTTCAATACAAATTAAAGAGGGTGTGTCAGTAATGCTTCAATACAAATTAAAGAgggtgtgtgtatgtgtgtgtgtctctctctctctatatatatatatatatatatagaggataggactaatatactcttatgagtattgggtctttcatactcataagttatttttgatgatagagcttccgaatcgacgatccactccgttaaatatgatttagagtatttaaaatttctaaaaaataaatttcataatttttgaaattataataaagttcatcaaacgagtataaaatgaacagtcgaAATTGAACGACggcttaaaaatggatgatcagatccttcaatttaaaatcggagttattgatctttatctatatagtgaatagaattttctatcaaaaatttaaccgattccaatttttttaaaccgttaaactagcaaatatctcataccggccgctaaaaattgttaattttatgaacttttgattgtaagataattgatatcgaaaaattataaaatttgacttctagaagttttaaatgctcgagataatatttaacggtatggatcgtcgattcggaagctctattatcgaaaataacttatgagtacgaaggcggtcgtactcataaaagtatagtagccggactctatatatatatatatagaattaggttactatactatctatagtatcagaGTTCCGGTACTATattcttgttttcgatcttagggtgttcaaattaatggtccacaccgttaaatatgatatagggtatataaagttcttaggaataaaattttagtttttttcgacatcgtttacttagtaaataaattatgtcaaaatggacggtggaaattgaataatctttaaaatttaagcatatgacttttaaattcaagatcaagaatgttaatcttaatctaaatagtttaaaatattttctatcaaaatttgaagaaatttagattcttctacaccattaaacttcaaactcgtcatagtagccattaaaaattgacaattttgaagtggtttgatcataaagtaaactatgtcgaaaaaatataaaattttatttctaaaaattttaaataccttagatcagttttaacggtgtggatcgtcgatttgagtacCCTAAGATCataaacgagactatagtatcTGAGccccgatactatagatagtataggagactagctctataaatatatatgtagagtccggctactatctaTTAACCTAAATGAATTCCCAATGTTTTTTACCACATGGCAAGTTTTCTTTCAACCTTACTACCCCTTTTTTTGAACTCACATTTGTTCTTGGCTTTTCCGCTCCCCTCCTCTTCATTCAATGACAAGTAATTAATGTGctctttaatttatatgttacttatttttctcttcaatattagTCATTTCTTCTCCCTCAAATCTCTTTTCAACGCCAAACCCTTCACCTCCCAATCCTTTGAAatcatgaaaattaattaatcgaaaatgcaacatttaattataggCACTATATTCCACAAATAAATCGGCTTTATAACACCAATCCACCCCCACCTCCATTAATCCCCCACTTCCCTCTCTTTTGCATGACCTcttatttttcatgcaaaaaaaatatcatcatttAATTTTTCACCCAATACTcatctagctctctctctcttattgtGTTAACGAAGATGATGAggacgatgaagaagaagaagaagagcatgcgAAGAACGTTGTCTCCTTCGAGAAGCATCGTTCCGCAAAATCGAGCCGCGGCTCATATAAGTGCCCACTAGGTTAATTTAGTTGCGCTGGAGCtagctcttttttatttttcacaacgGAATGTTTAAGATGCACATAATACGATAAAATTATATGTCTCTTACTGTATTTCgatgattttaaaatatatatataaacttctaactataatttatttttttaatagttgaatTTAGTCATACAAATTGATTATGTTTAACATGGTTATAGCTTCTTAGACATCAATAAGttgtgaatataaattttattacaattttgtttctattatctacccgctgcatcgcgcgggtctctatACTAGTGCTagtaatagcacgaagcacttggtgttaccaagtttttcgccgttagatttacccttttgattattttcatccgttagatcatactattcaacgaaccatCCACTTAACTatagggggtccacatcatcctaaccgcacatctcttaatccaatggccaaaaacttgatagcaccaatgacttggtgctattaatagcatagtagcctagttctatatatgtatatagtgtATTGTTGTTATACTTTCCAAAGCATAACGAAATTCGTACTTCTAACTTTTTGATCTTTAGATTAAGAATGGTACAGCTATGATAATAATGATCCTTCTAGAATTGAgtgatttttttatcattaagtGGCCCCCAtaaagtaataatattaatccaaaaattacGAAGGATCAAAGAGGTTGATCCAAGAACTAAAAGGTCGGAAGTATCAATTActttatactttcgaaagcataataactctgcactctctctctctatatatttagaTGGATAGACagataaaaagataaatatatagtaacaaTCACTAGTTCACTTACACATAAGCACacagaaaaagagagaagagatggaAAAATATTTCAGGGATACTCATTTTCGCTAATAAACCTAATGTATGGGCCTCCGTCACTTTGAGCCTGGAAAAGCCCATTACACCAATTTTCAATGGATGGTCCAACCCGTttcaaagttatattttttagaattttttttttttaactagttATTTGCAACTACCCTTCCATGTAAACTTAAGTACTTTTCAAGAGTATTATCATCTCCAAAGTTAAATATAGCCATAGCCCATACGAAGAAGAAAAATCAATgccaaattacaaaaaattcgAACATGTTTGCCTGTATCTCTAATATTAATCCACCTATCATAAGTAGCACAGTTGGTTAAAaaaattgcttcatattttttgctgaatttatttgtaaaaaaaatgaacaaaacagATAGCAAGTTAcgttttctctcaaaaaaatttccTAATGGACTAACCATTAGGAGCTTACATGGTTTGGTCCTAAGCggaaccaaaccaaataagaCTATTTAGTTTAGTTTATATTGTTTTCGATttgattcaattttcaaatttactaaaatttggTTTTCGATTTCCATTCGATTTGAACGTATTTCTTAGCCGAACCCAAACCGAAAACTGAAGagtattatattttacatttcttatctaaactatttattaaaattttatattaaagatCAAATCTTGATCATATAGGTTAGATGTGCTTTGAAATTTAGTTATCGACTTTAATTTTGCGTTTCTGATTTGTGGATAGTTTTGAGATacgataaatttaaaaaaaaaaatttgtgaaaaaaaaataaatatttgtgttAGGTAGCAAAAGGCTTAGGCTCCGCCAACCCAACGATGAAGAAACCAGTtaacgaatttttttttccttgtgcCCTAGAGGGGATATAGCATATTGTACTTTTCACAATCTCTTTTTGACAATAAACTttgcttttactttttttacttaatttattttattttgtaactctttatttttaatttttaagaatttgTAACTACATACACAATagtataaatttagaaaaaaaaattcaatgcaatagccgaattttttatcctgaatttttaattgatgaatatataattttcgtatgaatagtatatttgaataattcacgaaattattttttaatttatattttttaataaatttaaaaattaaaataagaattcTATTCGAATATAATTcctactttaatttttatcgaATATCCACGGATGCGGGACCCACAATGCACACTGTCGTCTCTTCTTTCCGGGTATGAATCCGACAACAAGTCAGCCACGTGACGTCGGAGTCAACGCACAAATCAAAGAGACAGCTGGACTtatccacaaaaaaaaataaaaataaaaacacttcACGATCCCACCGTCCGATTCCTGCAAGTGGGGATGCGTAGCACCGCGTTTTCTCGGGATTCCAAATTTCCTGGCGGCGCCGGGAGAAAGCCCACGTGTGTTTAGATTACTAATTTTGAGTACCTAACTTTTTTCCACCATTTTGAattgatcatttatttttttttcaaattttaattttaattttaatgttcaattttttaatttattactgaGTTAGTCAACaatggtttttttaaaaaaaatttgaatgcataatttatttttacatatttagttagcattttttatataattaacataactataaatttattaaaataaaaattagtaacAAAATTACCATTtcagatataaaaatatacagtaATATTGaccctttattattattatgttactAGATAGTCAATTTGAAGGTGAAACTAATATGTTTTTACTgctatttaaaatatcaatctAATATAAAGAGAATTTGTTGGTATAATCTTAGCACCTTTCATTTTTTATGTGTACAGTAGATATCACACGAATTATGAAATAAATATTGACCGTAAGAATATAAAACAAATTAAGTTTATATTATCAAAAAACATTACAAGACAATCGAacatagagatttttttttaaaattgagaagTTTGAGAAGGAGgatggaaaaaagaagaagaagaagaagaagaagaagaagaagacaccAATGAAGTGTCGGAATTATGCCATCTAAATACAATTTTTCTTAAGAGAAAATTTCCATCTTCATAATTTCCAAGCGAGTTGCAAAAGATATTGATAATGCCaatcattttttatctttagtGAACTTACAAAAGTCTTAGCCATTGTTCTCATGCTTAAGAAACGATTTAAGGATTCAAGAATTTGTTACCAATTGCCATACAGTTTCgttgaaaattaaattgataGTCGTCCATGCGCGTCCGTATTAATTGGAACCTGACAAACTGGTGagtcaaattttcaaattaaaataattggccaaaataatttttcaaaatgatCAATAATTGATAACTAGTATGAGGTGCAACTGTGGTCTTGATTCGACCACATATCGAatgtttgcttttctttttccttttctttaaaaaatttgggATAATTTAAGTGTAAATTAAAAAGGTGCTCGTTCGAGTTACCTACTTTCATGGATGATCAAACCTACAAAATGATAAATCCGTTTGTGTTAGGGTGTGGTTTGGATGCAGTTTTCCTCAATTTCATGCACAAAAATTTTTGCTCACTATCCATTAGCACATTTAATAGttagtattcaaaatttcaaatttaaaatttaattactttatattctaactaagtttaattttaaaagatgaACAGAGTGAATAATATGTTACACTGGATTCACTAGTGAGTTCGTCTTGCGTTTAGTTAAACCCGTAAAATAGTGAGATAAAACTACAACTCAAGACGCGCAACCAATTAATCGACATGGCCTAGCAAATGGTTCGGTCCAAGAGCGTTGGAGAATTTCTAAAACAGGATCTGGATTAAGTTTGCAAAACTTGTGGTACCGTCAAGTATAAAAATCTTGGAACAAATTTAGAAACTGGAACTGGGAAATGTAACTTTTGCTTTGCGAATTAACTCTAGAACACATCAATTTTTTTCGTCTTTTATTTTGTTACGTCCGTTTTCCGTTCCTTTCTGGAGGCCCTGGCTGCTTCCATTATGTAAGCCTAATTCATTtccctaatgaatgaagcaggtagctcgctacctatttctcaaaaaaaaaaaaaaaactagataaattgaagaaaaaaatacaGATATCGCCTTTCGGCTTATAATAAATTGCGATCAAATTCTAACCTctgcttaaataaatatatata
This region includes:
- the LOC109717418 gene encoding uncharacterized protein LOC109717418, with protein sequence MSMAPSTSAAAARVSLVLSLLIFASSISVSSSSSSSASPKKILAHASAAATAGGAECRELGSREECARSPRRCRWCRSDAIDDMCFGSAEAWRLPHQVFSCDPIPVAAAS